CCCGTCCGACGCCCACGACGACGCCGTGCGTCCCGCCGAGCAGGCAGCGATCCACGCCGACCACGCGCACGCCAAGGTCCCGGCCGGGCGCGGCGGCGATGTGCCGGTCGCCGCCGACGAGCCGTCGACCGTCGACGTCGCCATCGTCTACTCCGCCTCGCTGCCCGCGTCGGCGGGTGGGGAGGCCGCGATGCAGGCGCAGTTCGCCCTCGGCATCACCCAGACCAACCAGGCGTTCGCCGCCTCGGGCATCGGCACGCAGCTCCGGCTGGTCGGCACCCGGCAGGTCGCCGCGGCGCCGTACTCCTCGCTCGACGCCAACTACCGCGCGCTCGGCACGCCGGGCGACGGCGTGTTCGACGAGGCCCAGGCGCTGCGCGAGGAGACCCACGCCGACCTGGTCAGCCTGTGGCTCGGTGGTCCCTACCCCGCCGGCAGCTACTGCGGCCTCGGCTCCCTCGGCGGCACCAGCCCTGCCTACGACCCCGAGCGCGCGGCGTGGACGGTCGTGTGGGCCGACAAGTGCGCCACCGCCAACCTCACCTTCGCCCACGAGATCGGCCACAACCTCAGTGCCGACCACGACCCCGGCGCGTCCTCTCCTCCGATCGGCGGCGGAAAGCCCTACGCCCGCGGCTACGTCGACGTGCCGGGCAACTTCCGCACGGTGATGTCCTACCCGACCACGTGCCAGGGCTGCGCCGCCGTCACCCACTTCTCCAACCCCAACGTGGCCTACGGCGGCCGCACCACCGGCGCCGCCGCAGCCAACAACGCCCAGGCCATCAACGAGCAGATCGCGGCCGTGGCCAACTACCGCCAGTCGCAGATCTACCCGGGCGTGACCACCGTCGGCGGCAGTCCGCGCTTCAAGGGCATGGCCACGGCCACCACGACGCCGTGGTCGCCGACGGTCACCTTGGGCTACCAGTGGCTGCTCGACGGCGTCGCCGTCCCGGGTGCCACCACGAGCACCTTCTCGCTGTCGCGACGCGACATCGGCAAGAGCCTCAGTGTGCAGGTCGTGGGCTCCGCGCCCTTCTACCCGTCGGTGGCGACGGTCTCGGCCCCGGTCGTGGTCGGCAAGGCATCGTTCCGCACGAAGCGACCCAAGCTCCGTGGCGTGCCGCGCGCCGGCCGGGTCCTCTCGGTCAAGGTGAAGGGCTGGAAGCCCAAGCCGGCGAAGAAGAACGTCAAGGTCCGCTACCAGTGGCTGCGCAACGGCAAGGCGATCAAGGGCGCCAAGAAGGCCGCCTACCGCGTCCGCGCCAAGGACCGCGGCAAGAAGATCTCCGTGCAGGTCACCGCGAAGGCCAAGGGCTACGAGAAGGCACGGCGGTCCTCCAAGAAGGTCAAGATCCGTCGATGAACGCCCCTCGCCGGGCGGGTCACAGGGTCGGCAGCCAGTCGACCCGCCCGGCGAGCACGGCGTACCCCACGAACGCCCCCACGTCGAGCAGCGTGTGGGCGACCACGAACGGCATCACCCGGCCCCAGCGACGGAAGAGCCAGCCGAACAGCAGGCCCATCGCGAGGTTGCCGACGAAGCCGCCGAGGCCCTGGTAGAGGTGGTAGCTGCCGCGCAGCAGGGCCGCGAGGCCGATGGCAGCGGTGTCGCCGAAGCCGATCTGGCGCAGCCGCACCTGCACGAAGCCGAGCACCACGAGCTCCTCGAGCACGGCGTTCTCCGCCGCCGCCAGCACCAGCACCGGCACCCGCCACCACTCCCCCGGCAACGACTGCGCGACGACGGTGAGGTTGGTGCCGAGCGCGTAGGTCGCGAGGTAGAACACCACGCCCACCGACCCGACGCCGGCCGCCAGCCAGGCGCCGCGGCCCCAGTCGCGCCACGTGCTCCCGCCGCCGTCGCGTGCCCACACCTCGCGCAGCCGGGTGCCGGAGCGGACCAGCAGGTAGGCCGCCAGCGCGACCGGCACCAGCGCGAAGCCGATCCGCAGCAGCTGGTAGGTCAGGTCGAGCCACGGCCGGTCGGGGGCCAGCGAGTTGTTGAGGTTGGCCGCCTGCGACGACAGCGGACCCGGGGCGGTGAGCGCCGAGACGATGCTGACGACCGAATAGACCGCGCTGCGCCCGAGCGAGAGGAGCAGGACGATGGCGAGCTCGGCCCACAGCAGCGCCTTCGCCAGGTCGGGCACCCCGCCCGGGACGGGGGTGTCCCGCAGCCGCCACCACGGGCGTACGTCATCGGTGGTCGTCACGGGACCAGCATCCCCCAGCAGGCCGCGACCCCGCCGAGACCCCGCCGAGACCTCGCCGAGGCCCCGGCGGGAGCCGCCGGTTTGTCCGGGCCCGGCGAGGGCACACTGCTCCCATGCCCACCGGCCCCCGCACGCGCACGCCGCTCGCAGCAGTGCTCGCCACAGCACTGCTGCTGGGCGCGGGCTGCTCCGACACCCCCGGCGAGGGCGAGCGCGGGACCGAGGGCACGGGCGGCGGAGGTGCCGGGGGGAAGGGGACCAGCGGGCCGCCCGACGACACGGCGTGGACGACGAGCTCCGACCCCGTCGAGGCCGGCGGCCTGGTGTGGGCCTCCGGCGGCGTCGTCCACCTCTCCGACGGCACCACCGTCGACGTCGGCGGCCCGATGGCGACCTACGTCGTGGCCGGTGACGGCGTCTACTTCACCCCTGCCGCGAGCGACGCGGCCGCCACCGAGCACGGCTCCATGACGACCGGGCCCCTGCGCTTCGCCGACCGCGACGGGGTGAGCGACACCGGGCTGACGGTCTACGTCGAGTCCATCGGCAGCTCACCCGACGGGCGCTACGTGGGCTTCGTCGACGCCACCTCGGGACCCGCCGACCGCTTCAGCGGGCACCCCCGGGGCACGGCGGTGGTCGTGGACCTCACCTCCGGGGAGCGGGTCGTCGAGACCGCCGACGCGATGGGCGACCCGGAGCAGGACGACCTGGCGCGCGACTACGCGGAGGTCGACCTCGGGGTGCGCTTCGCCGACGCCGGGAGTGCGGTCGTCGAGGGGCTGGGCGACGTCCTCGTCTCCCTCCCCGACGGCGAGGTGACGCCGACCGACCAGTCTCCACGCAGCCCCGCCGACCCGGTCAGCCCGGACGGGGCGTGGTCGATCGACGACCGTGGCCTGGACGACCGGATCGTCTCGCGGGAGGGTCGCCCGGTGCCGGTCCGGACCGGCACGCCACGGCGAGACCTGCGGTGGTGGCTCGACGACTCGACCGTGGTCGGGATCGCGATCTCCGGCCCGGCGACGGGGCAGCAGATCGGTCCCGGCACCACCTCGACGCTGGTCACCTGCCAGGTTCCCGACGGCAGGTGCACCCCCGTCGACGGCAC
The sequence above is drawn from the Nocardioides sp. zg-1228 genome and encodes:
- a CDS encoding reprolysin-like metallopeptidase produces the protein MPITVPIRRSTSRTLVGVAGLCALALTATMVPATTASASRGDDQRAVELLGPAGTGRQADAESRAAADERSRPVDVDAAALDDVRAGDRISLTVFDDTTITAAVGDRTSADGVTSWTGSLVGTTGTFTAVEVDGVVRMQVASAADGTFEVSSVPGGGYEVTEVPSPSDAHDDAVRPAEQAAIHADHAHAKVPAGRGGDVPVAADEPSTVDVAIVYSASLPASAGGEAAMQAQFALGITQTNQAFAASGIGTQLRLVGTRQVAAAPYSSLDANYRALGTPGDGVFDEAQALREETHADLVSLWLGGPYPAGSYCGLGSLGGTSPAYDPERAAWTVVWADKCATANLTFAHEIGHNLSADHDPGASSPPIGGGKPYARGYVDVPGNFRTVMSYPTTCQGCAAVTHFSNPNVAYGGRTTGAAAANNAQAINEQIAAVANYRQSQIYPGVTTVGGSPRFKGMATATTTPWSPTVTLGYQWLLDGVAVPGATTSTFSLSRRDIGKSLSVQVVGSAPFYPSVATVSAPVVVGKASFRTKRPKLRGVPRAGRVLSVKVKGWKPKPAKKNVKVRYQWLRNGKAIKGAKKAAYRVRAKDRGKKISVQVTAKAKGYEKARRSSKKVKIRR
- a CDS encoding CPBP family intramembrane glutamic endopeptidase, with product MTTTDDVRPWWRLRDTPVPGGVPDLAKALLWAELAIVLLLSLGRSAVYSVVSIVSALTAPGPLSSQAANLNNSLAPDRPWLDLTYQLLRIGFALVPVALAAYLLVRSGTRLREVWARDGGGSTWRDWGRGAWLAAGVGSVGVVFYLATYALGTNLTVVAQSLPGEWWRVPVLVLAAAENAVLEELVVLGFVQVRLRQIGFGDTAAIGLAALLRGSYHLYQGLGGFVGNLAMGLLFGWLFRRWGRVMPFVVAHTLLDVGAFVGYAVLAGRVDWLPTL